One Cucurbita pepo subsp. pepo cultivar mu-cu-16 chromosome LG11, ASM280686v2, whole genome shotgun sequence DNA window includes the following coding sequences:
- the LOC111806130 gene encoding endoribonuclease Dicer homolog 3a isoform X2 — protein MNAIVLLEFYHKSDNKPKIFGMTASPVIRKGVSSSLDCECQIGELESILDSKIYAIEDKKEVEIYVPSAKETCIFYEPAKSLTLELKAKIEALWSKFDTLLSNSQVALQVHYKDVDSKLKALKKRLSSDRFKISYCLDELGVLCAYEAIKVLLENVNIPNNEYELSRESSLQYKQFLEEELRVIGESFPLGNENIPNFGFDSQKAVDLGYISPKLFELLQLFESFGVSRQVLCLIFVERIIAANVIERFVKKVANLSHFTVSYVTGCNTSVGALAPKVQKETLELFRHGKVNLLFSTDVVEEGLHVPNCSFVVRFDLPKTVRSYVQSRGRARQSNSQYILLLERGNVKQREQLFDVIRSDRSMTEAAMSRDPDACMLKPFSIMETDSYIVEATGASVTADSSVGLIHLYCKKLPGDKYFSPKPIFQLSYGEGSYECRLILPPTAAFQTIVGPSTRNSNLSKQLVCLEACKKLHQMGALNDHLLPSIEEISEFDMGLKCNASTSGAGTTKRKELHGRTAIRALSGTWGEKVEGATFQAYKFDFSCSVIYEHFSGFVLLLESKLDDDVGNFELELYLISKMVKASVSFAGQVHLDAEQIMKAKCFQELFFNGLFGRLLIGSKLTGKKRDFLLQKDTKPLWITSNMYLLLPVDSPDASSDDLWKIHWTAIDSCVSVVEFLKKNSSLDAERNCGAISDSSPSRNCSAETESNAASLIHFANCVLDVHSLKDRVVLAIHTGKIYSIVEVVNNTSAESPFDGNSDKAPPDYITFADYFNKRYGITLSYPQQPLLRLKQSHNPHNLLVNFKDEGVTSDKLQSGSAVRKPQMHVHMPPELVLSMDVPKGVLKSSYLLPSLMHRFESLMLASQLRKEINYHSNSLCISSSLILEALTTLGSCESFSFERLELLGDSVLKYAVSCHLFLKFPEKHEGQLSSRRQQVICNATLHALGTKCKLQGYIRDSAFDPRRWVAPGHCTLRPVPCKCGVDTAEVPLDDKFCSEDPKVVLGKCCDKGHRWLVSKTIADCAEALIGAYYVDGGIIAALHVIKWLGIDADLDVALVVDAIASASLRSCNLKDTEIATLESKIGYEFAVKGLLLEAITHTSDQELGVNYCYQRLEFLGDSVLDLLITWYYYQKYSDIDPGELTDLRSASVNNETFAQVAVRRNLQQHLQHCSGLLISQITEYVKYLSESHDAGKSLHGNKGPKVLGDMVESIAGAILIDTKLNLDEVWKIYKPLLTPLVTPDKLELPPLRELIELCDSLGYFIKDKCTRKGEIFHAELRLQLQDVLLVGEGYERTRKASRGEAAQRLLVQLETRGISYSRSGSKKRKQNPSCVEAAMVLSSSINCSTDACDPNSETPVIGPINLKKGGPRSTLFELCKKLQWPMPTFNTVENKSRVLIDIGEGSERRKGFNSYLSNIILQIPNAGCIECKGDARADKKSSLDSASLVMLEELRRRGRVVINDS, from the exons ATGAATGCCATCGTGCTACTG GAATTTTATCACAAATCTGACAACAAACCAAAGATTTTTGGAATGACTGCCTCACCTGTTATTAGAAAAG GTGTTTCCTCTTCCTTGGATTGTGAATGCCAAATAGGGGAGCTTGAAAGTATCTTGGATTCCAAG ATTTATGCTATtgaagacaagaaagaagtgGAAATATATGTTCCCtctgcaaaggaaacatgcATATTTTATGAACCAGCTAAGTCTCTAACTTTGGAGTTGAAGGCAAAGATAGAAGCCCTGTGGTCCAAG TTCGATACTTTATTGTCAAACTCACAAGTGGCATTGCAAGTTCATTATAAAGATGTAGACAGTAAGCTTAAGGCACTGAAAAAACGGCTATCAAGTGATCGTTTTAAGATCTCTTATTGCCTTGACGAACTTGGTGTTCTGTGTGCTTATGAG gcaattaaagttttattagAGAATGTCAATATTCCAAACAACGAATATGAGCTTTCTAGAGAAAGTTCTTTGCAGTATAAACAGTTTCTTGAGGAAGAATTACGAGTAATTGGGGAATCATTCCCACTTG GAAATGAAAATATACCAAATTTTGGTTTTGACTCTCAGAAAGCTGTAGATTTGGGCTACATTTCTCCTAAATTGTTTGAACTTCTCCAACTTTTTGAATCATTTGG AGTATCTAGGCAGGTGCTCTGTCTCATATTTGTTGAAAGAATAATTGCCGCTAATGTTATTGAAAGATTTGTGAAAAAAGTAGCAAATTTATCTCATTTTACGGTTTCATATGTGACTGGATGTAATACATCAGTTGGTGCACTGGCACCGAAAGTCCAGAAGGAGACATTGGAGTTGTTTCGTCATGGCAAG GTCAATCTATTATTTTCCACTGATGTAGTTGAGGAAGGACTTCATGTACCAAATTGCTCATTCGTGGTACGGTTTGACCTTCCTAAGACTGTTCGTAGTTATGTACAATCTCGAGGTCGTGCTCGACAGAGCAACTCCCAATATATTTTGTTACTGGAGAG GGGAAATGTGAAGCAAAGAGAACAGCTATTTGATGTCATAAGAAGTGACCGATCAATGACAGAGGCAGCTATGAGTAGAGACCCTGATGCTTGCATGTTGAAACCTTTTTCAATTATGGAGACAGATTCTTACATTGTGGAGGCAACTGGGGCATCAGTTACTGCAGATTCTAGTGTTGGTCTCATACATCTATACTGTAAAAAGCTCCCTGGTGATAA ATATTTCAGTCCAAAACCAATCTTTCAACTCTCATATGGTGAAGGATCCTACGAGTGTCGGCTAATTTTACCTCCTACAGCCGCTTTTCAAACCATAGTTGGTCCTTCAACTAGGAATTCTAATTTGTCTAAGCAGCTTGTATGCTTGGAGGCATGTAAGAAGCTACATCAAATGGGTGCACTTAATGACCATCTTCTCCCCTCTATTGAAGAGATATCAGAATTTGACATGGGTCTGAAATGCAATGCATCCACTTCTGGAGCAG GaactacaaaaagaaaggaactGCACGGCAGAACTGCGATTAGAGCCTTGTCTGGAACTTGGGGAGAAAAAGTTGAAGGGGCCACTTTTCAGGCTTATAAATTTGACTTTTCCTGCAGTGTTATATATGAGCATTTTTCTGGATTTGTTCTTCTGTTAGAATCAAAACTTGATGATGACGTGGGAAATTTCGAACTTGAACTTTATTTAATCTCAAAGATGGTTAAGGCTTCTGTATCTTTTGCTGGGCAAGTTCATTTGGATGCTGAACAG ataatGAAAGCAAAGTGCTTTCAGGAGCTTTTTTTCAATGGATTGTTTGGGAGACTGTTAATTGGGTCAAAATTAACTGGAAAAAAGAGGGATTTTTTACTTCAGAAAGACACAAAACCTCTTTGGATTACATCAAACATGTATCTGCTTCTACCAGTAGATTCACCCGATGCTTCAAGTGATGATTTATGGAAAATACACTGGACAGCAATTGATTCTTGTGTTTCTGTGGTTgagtttttgaagaaaaactcATCTTTGGATGCTGAAAGAAATTGTGGTGCCATATCAGATTCATCACCTTCTAGAAACTGCTCTGCTGAAACTGAAAGCAATGCTGCAAGTTTAATTCACTTTGCAAATTGTGTGCTAGATGTTCACTCCTTAAAGGACAGGGTGGTATTGGCTATTCATACTGGAAAGATCTACTCAATCGTTGAAGTTGTGAATAATACATCTGCTGAGAGCCCTTTTGATGGCAACAGTGACAAAGCACCACCTGATTACATTACCTTTGCGGACTACTTCAACAAAAG GTACGGGATTACGCTAAGTTACCCACAACAGCCTCTGTTGCGTTTAAAACAAAGTCATAACCCTCACAATCTACTTGTCAACTTCAAGGATGAAG GTGTTACTAGTGATAAGTTGCAATCTGGCTCTGCTGTCAGAAAGCCACAAATGCATGTCCATATGCCTCCTGAACTTGTGCTTAGCATGGATGTCCCAAAGGGGGTTTTGAAGTCTTCATACTTGCTACCATCTTTGATGCACCGTTTTGAATCTTTGATGTTAGCTAGCCAGCTTAGGAAGGAGATTAATTATCATTCGAACAGCCTCTGTATATCAAGCTCTTTG ATTTTGGAAGCACTTACAACCCTTGGGAGTTGTGAGAGTTTTTCCTTTGAGCGGTTGGAATTGCTTGGAGATTCAGTATTGAAGTATGCTGTGAGCTGCCATCTCTTTCTCAAGTTCCCTGAAAAACATGAAGGACAGTTATCTTCTCGGCGCCAACAGGTTATCTGTAATGCAACCTTACATGCTCTGGGAACGAAGTGCAAGTTACAG GGATACATTCGTGATTCTGCATTTGATCCACGTCGTTGGGTGGCACCAGGACATTGTACTCTTCGTCCGGTTCCTTGTAAATGTGGAGTGGATACAGCAGAGGTTCCTTTGGATGACAAGTTCTGCTCTGAAGATCCTAAAGTTGTTTTGGGTAAGTGCTGTGATAAGGGTCATAGGTGGTTGGTTTCAAAAACTATAGCCGACTGTGCTGAAGCCCTTATAGGCGCCTATTATGTTGATGGTGGAATCATTGCTGCACTTCATGTGATTAAGTGGCTTGGAATTGATGCTGATCTTGACGTAGCATTAGTTGTTGATGCAATTGCTTCTGCATCTTTGAGATCCTGCAATTTGAAAGATACTGAGATCGCAACCTTAGAGTCGAAAATTGGATATGAATTTGCTGTCAAAGGATTATTGCTGGAGGCTATAACACACACATCTGATCAAGAACTTGGTGTTAATTACTGTTACCAG AGGCTTGAGTTTCTTGGTGACTCAGTGTTAGACTTGCTCATTACATGGTATTATTATCAGAAGTACTCAGATATTGACCCAGGGGAGTTGACTGATTTACGTTCAGCTTCTGTTAATAATGAAACTTTCGCTCAAGTGGCTGTGAGACGGAATCTTCAGCAACATCTTCAACATTGTTCTGGGCTTCTGATTAGTCAAATTACTGAGTATGTGAAGTACTTGTCCGAGTCTCATGATGCTGGAAAGTCACTGCATGGAAATAAAGGCCCAAAG GTTCTTGGTGATATGGTGGAAAGTATTGCGGGTGCCATACTGATTGACACAAAGCTTAATCTTGACGAAGTATGGAAAATATATAAGCCACTATTAACTCCATTAGTGACCCCTGATAAACTTGAACTTCCACCACTCCGAGAACTAATTGAATTATGTGATTCTCTGGGGTATTTCATCAAAGATAAATGTACTAGGAAGGGAGAAATTTTTCATGCAGAACTTAGATTACAGTTGCAAGATGTCCTATTAGTAGGTGAAGGATATGAACGAACCAGAAAAGCCTCGAGAGGAGAAGCTGCTCAACGCTTATTAGTTCAACTTGAG ACAAGAGGAATTTCTTACTCTCGTTCTGGCTCcaagaagagaaaacaaaatcccAGTTGCGTTG AGGCTGCTATGGTTCTCTCATCATCTATCAACTGTTCTACAGATGCCTGTGATCCCAACTCCGAGACCCCTG TTATTGGACCAATCAACTTGAAGAAAGGAGGACCACGGAGTACTTTGTTTGAACTATGCAAGAAACTGCAGTGGCCAATGCCAACTTTCAATACagtagaaaataaatcaag AGTCCTAATAGACATTGGCGAAGGctcggagagaagaaaaggatttAACAGTTACTTGTCAAATATTATTCTGCAAATACCCAATGCTGGCTGTATTGAATGTAAAGGTGATGCCAGAGCCGATAAGAAGAGCTCGCTTGACTCAGCATCTCTCGTCATGCTTGAGGAACTCCGACGACGAGGAAGAGTCGTTATTAATGACTCATGA
- the LOC111806130 gene encoding endoribonuclease Dicer homolog 3a isoform X1, with protein sequence MHNPEEENCDGARKRNFNDMESSVASDQTNFDKPMDEGFIPRRYQMEVFEVGMKRNTIAVLETGAGKTMIAVMLIKEIGKAMKSSGDKKFIIFLAPTVHLVHQQFNVIKVQTDFEVAEYYGAMGVDDWNMNCWEKETSERDVLVMTPQILLDALRKAYFRLGTVCLMIMDECHRATGNHPYTKIMKEFYHKSDNKPKIFGMTASPVIRKGVSSSLDCECQIGELESILDSKIYAIEDKKEVEIYVPSAKETCIFYEPAKSLTLELKAKIEALWSKFDTLLSNSQVALQVHYKDVDSKLKALKKRLSSDRFKISYCLDELGVLCAYEAIKVLLENVNIPNNEYELSRESSLQYKQFLEEELRVIGESFPLGNENIPNFGFDSQKAVDLGYISPKLFELLQLFESFGVSRQVLCLIFVERIIAANVIERFVKKVANLSHFTVSYVTGCNTSVGALAPKVQKETLELFRHGKVNLLFSTDVVEEGLHVPNCSFVVRFDLPKTVRSYVQSRGRARQSNSQYILLLERGNVKQREQLFDVIRSDRSMTEAAMSRDPDACMLKPFSIMETDSYIVEATGASVTADSSVGLIHLYCKKLPGDKYFSPKPIFQLSYGEGSYECRLILPPTAAFQTIVGPSTRNSNLSKQLVCLEACKKLHQMGALNDHLLPSIEEISEFDMGLKCNASTSGAGTTKRKELHGRTAIRALSGTWGEKVEGATFQAYKFDFSCSVIYEHFSGFVLLLESKLDDDVGNFELELYLISKMVKASVSFAGQVHLDAEQIMKAKCFQELFFNGLFGRLLIGSKLTGKKRDFLLQKDTKPLWITSNMYLLLPVDSPDASSDDLWKIHWTAIDSCVSVVEFLKKNSSLDAERNCGAISDSSPSRNCSAETESNAASLIHFANCVLDVHSLKDRVVLAIHTGKIYSIVEVVNNTSAESPFDGNSDKAPPDYITFADYFNKRYGITLSYPQQPLLRLKQSHNPHNLLVNFKDEGVTSDKLQSGSAVRKPQMHVHMPPELVLSMDVPKGVLKSSYLLPSLMHRFESLMLASQLRKEINYHSNSLCISSSLILEALTTLGSCESFSFERLELLGDSVLKYAVSCHLFLKFPEKHEGQLSSRRQQVICNATLHALGTKCKLQGYIRDSAFDPRRWVAPGHCTLRPVPCKCGVDTAEVPLDDKFCSEDPKVVLGKCCDKGHRWLVSKTIADCAEALIGAYYVDGGIIAALHVIKWLGIDADLDVALVVDAIASASLRSCNLKDTEIATLESKIGYEFAVKGLLLEAITHTSDQELGVNYCYQRLEFLGDSVLDLLITWYYYQKYSDIDPGELTDLRSASVNNETFAQVAVRRNLQQHLQHCSGLLISQITEYVKYLSESHDAGKSLHGNKGPKVLGDMVESIAGAILIDTKLNLDEVWKIYKPLLTPLVTPDKLELPPLRELIELCDSLGYFIKDKCTRKGEIFHAELRLQLQDVLLVGEGYERTRKASRGEAAQRLLVQLETRGISYSRSGSKKRKQNPSCVEAAMVLSSSINCSTDACDPNSETPVIGPINLKKGGPRSTLFELCKKLQWPMPTFNTVENKSRVLIDIGEGSERRKGFNSYLSNIILQIPNAGCIECKGDARADKKSSLDSASLVMLEELRRRGRVVINDS encoded by the exons ATGCATAATCCCGAGGAGGAAAATTGTGATGGTGCTCGCAAGAGAAATTTCAATGACATGGAGTCCAGTGTTGCTTCTGATCAGACCAACTTCGATAAACCCATGGACGAGGGCTTCATTCCTAGAAG GTATCAAATGGAGGTTTTCGAAGTTGGGATGAAGAGAAACACCATAGCCGTGTTGGAAACAGGTGCTGGAAAGACTATGATTGCAGTGATgcttataaaagaaattggaaaagCTATGAAGTCCAGTGGTGATAAGaagttcatcattttcttggCTCCCACTGTTCATTTGGTTCACCAG cAATTTAACGTTATTAAAGTTCAGACTGATTTTGAAGTGGCGGAGTATTACGGTGCCATGGGGGTCGATGATTGGAATATGAACTGCTGggagaaggaaacaagtgAACGCGAT GTACTCGTTATGACCCCCCAAATTCTTCTTGATGCACTGAGGAAGGCATATTTTAGACTGGGAACAGTGTGCTTGATGATCATGGATGAATGCCATCGTGCTACTGGTAATCACCCTTATACGAAAATCATGAAG GAATTTTATCACAAATCTGACAACAAACCAAAGATTTTTGGAATGACTGCCTCACCTGTTATTAGAAAAG GTGTTTCCTCTTCCTTGGATTGTGAATGCCAAATAGGGGAGCTTGAAAGTATCTTGGATTCCAAG ATTTATGCTATtgaagacaagaaagaagtgGAAATATATGTTCCCtctgcaaaggaaacatgcATATTTTATGAACCAGCTAAGTCTCTAACTTTGGAGTTGAAGGCAAAGATAGAAGCCCTGTGGTCCAAG TTCGATACTTTATTGTCAAACTCACAAGTGGCATTGCAAGTTCATTATAAAGATGTAGACAGTAAGCTTAAGGCACTGAAAAAACGGCTATCAAGTGATCGTTTTAAGATCTCTTATTGCCTTGACGAACTTGGTGTTCTGTGTGCTTATGAG gcaattaaagttttattagAGAATGTCAATATTCCAAACAACGAATATGAGCTTTCTAGAGAAAGTTCTTTGCAGTATAAACAGTTTCTTGAGGAAGAATTACGAGTAATTGGGGAATCATTCCCACTTG GAAATGAAAATATACCAAATTTTGGTTTTGACTCTCAGAAAGCTGTAGATTTGGGCTACATTTCTCCTAAATTGTTTGAACTTCTCCAACTTTTTGAATCATTTGG AGTATCTAGGCAGGTGCTCTGTCTCATATTTGTTGAAAGAATAATTGCCGCTAATGTTATTGAAAGATTTGTGAAAAAAGTAGCAAATTTATCTCATTTTACGGTTTCATATGTGACTGGATGTAATACATCAGTTGGTGCACTGGCACCGAAAGTCCAGAAGGAGACATTGGAGTTGTTTCGTCATGGCAAG GTCAATCTATTATTTTCCACTGATGTAGTTGAGGAAGGACTTCATGTACCAAATTGCTCATTCGTGGTACGGTTTGACCTTCCTAAGACTGTTCGTAGTTATGTACAATCTCGAGGTCGTGCTCGACAGAGCAACTCCCAATATATTTTGTTACTGGAGAG GGGAAATGTGAAGCAAAGAGAACAGCTATTTGATGTCATAAGAAGTGACCGATCAATGACAGAGGCAGCTATGAGTAGAGACCCTGATGCTTGCATGTTGAAACCTTTTTCAATTATGGAGACAGATTCTTACATTGTGGAGGCAACTGGGGCATCAGTTACTGCAGATTCTAGTGTTGGTCTCATACATCTATACTGTAAAAAGCTCCCTGGTGATAA ATATTTCAGTCCAAAACCAATCTTTCAACTCTCATATGGTGAAGGATCCTACGAGTGTCGGCTAATTTTACCTCCTACAGCCGCTTTTCAAACCATAGTTGGTCCTTCAACTAGGAATTCTAATTTGTCTAAGCAGCTTGTATGCTTGGAGGCATGTAAGAAGCTACATCAAATGGGTGCACTTAATGACCATCTTCTCCCCTCTATTGAAGAGATATCAGAATTTGACATGGGTCTGAAATGCAATGCATCCACTTCTGGAGCAG GaactacaaaaagaaaggaactGCACGGCAGAACTGCGATTAGAGCCTTGTCTGGAACTTGGGGAGAAAAAGTTGAAGGGGCCACTTTTCAGGCTTATAAATTTGACTTTTCCTGCAGTGTTATATATGAGCATTTTTCTGGATTTGTTCTTCTGTTAGAATCAAAACTTGATGATGACGTGGGAAATTTCGAACTTGAACTTTATTTAATCTCAAAGATGGTTAAGGCTTCTGTATCTTTTGCTGGGCAAGTTCATTTGGATGCTGAACAG ataatGAAAGCAAAGTGCTTTCAGGAGCTTTTTTTCAATGGATTGTTTGGGAGACTGTTAATTGGGTCAAAATTAACTGGAAAAAAGAGGGATTTTTTACTTCAGAAAGACACAAAACCTCTTTGGATTACATCAAACATGTATCTGCTTCTACCAGTAGATTCACCCGATGCTTCAAGTGATGATTTATGGAAAATACACTGGACAGCAATTGATTCTTGTGTTTCTGTGGTTgagtttttgaagaaaaactcATCTTTGGATGCTGAAAGAAATTGTGGTGCCATATCAGATTCATCACCTTCTAGAAACTGCTCTGCTGAAACTGAAAGCAATGCTGCAAGTTTAATTCACTTTGCAAATTGTGTGCTAGATGTTCACTCCTTAAAGGACAGGGTGGTATTGGCTATTCATACTGGAAAGATCTACTCAATCGTTGAAGTTGTGAATAATACATCTGCTGAGAGCCCTTTTGATGGCAACAGTGACAAAGCACCACCTGATTACATTACCTTTGCGGACTACTTCAACAAAAG GTACGGGATTACGCTAAGTTACCCACAACAGCCTCTGTTGCGTTTAAAACAAAGTCATAACCCTCACAATCTACTTGTCAACTTCAAGGATGAAG GTGTTACTAGTGATAAGTTGCAATCTGGCTCTGCTGTCAGAAAGCCACAAATGCATGTCCATATGCCTCCTGAACTTGTGCTTAGCATGGATGTCCCAAAGGGGGTTTTGAAGTCTTCATACTTGCTACCATCTTTGATGCACCGTTTTGAATCTTTGATGTTAGCTAGCCAGCTTAGGAAGGAGATTAATTATCATTCGAACAGCCTCTGTATATCAAGCTCTTTG ATTTTGGAAGCACTTACAACCCTTGGGAGTTGTGAGAGTTTTTCCTTTGAGCGGTTGGAATTGCTTGGAGATTCAGTATTGAAGTATGCTGTGAGCTGCCATCTCTTTCTCAAGTTCCCTGAAAAACATGAAGGACAGTTATCTTCTCGGCGCCAACAGGTTATCTGTAATGCAACCTTACATGCTCTGGGAACGAAGTGCAAGTTACAG GGATACATTCGTGATTCTGCATTTGATCCACGTCGTTGGGTGGCACCAGGACATTGTACTCTTCGTCCGGTTCCTTGTAAATGTGGAGTGGATACAGCAGAGGTTCCTTTGGATGACAAGTTCTGCTCTGAAGATCCTAAAGTTGTTTTGGGTAAGTGCTGTGATAAGGGTCATAGGTGGTTGGTTTCAAAAACTATAGCCGACTGTGCTGAAGCCCTTATAGGCGCCTATTATGTTGATGGTGGAATCATTGCTGCACTTCATGTGATTAAGTGGCTTGGAATTGATGCTGATCTTGACGTAGCATTAGTTGTTGATGCAATTGCTTCTGCATCTTTGAGATCCTGCAATTTGAAAGATACTGAGATCGCAACCTTAGAGTCGAAAATTGGATATGAATTTGCTGTCAAAGGATTATTGCTGGAGGCTATAACACACACATCTGATCAAGAACTTGGTGTTAATTACTGTTACCAG AGGCTTGAGTTTCTTGGTGACTCAGTGTTAGACTTGCTCATTACATGGTATTATTATCAGAAGTACTCAGATATTGACCCAGGGGAGTTGACTGATTTACGTTCAGCTTCTGTTAATAATGAAACTTTCGCTCAAGTGGCTGTGAGACGGAATCTTCAGCAACATCTTCAACATTGTTCTGGGCTTCTGATTAGTCAAATTACTGAGTATGTGAAGTACTTGTCCGAGTCTCATGATGCTGGAAAGTCACTGCATGGAAATAAAGGCCCAAAG GTTCTTGGTGATATGGTGGAAAGTATTGCGGGTGCCATACTGATTGACACAAAGCTTAATCTTGACGAAGTATGGAAAATATATAAGCCACTATTAACTCCATTAGTGACCCCTGATAAACTTGAACTTCCACCACTCCGAGAACTAATTGAATTATGTGATTCTCTGGGGTATTTCATCAAAGATAAATGTACTAGGAAGGGAGAAATTTTTCATGCAGAACTTAGATTACAGTTGCAAGATGTCCTATTAGTAGGTGAAGGATATGAACGAACCAGAAAAGCCTCGAGAGGAGAAGCTGCTCAACGCTTATTAGTTCAACTTGAG ACAAGAGGAATTTCTTACTCTCGTTCTGGCTCcaagaagagaaaacaaaatcccAGTTGCGTTG AGGCTGCTATGGTTCTCTCATCATCTATCAACTGTTCTACAGATGCCTGTGATCCCAACTCCGAGACCCCTG TTATTGGACCAATCAACTTGAAGAAAGGAGGACCACGGAGTACTTTGTTTGAACTATGCAAGAAACTGCAGTGGCCAATGCCAACTTTCAATACagtagaaaataaatcaag AGTCCTAATAGACATTGGCGAAGGctcggagagaagaaaaggatttAACAGTTACTTGTCAAATATTATTCTGCAAATACCCAATGCTGGCTGTATTGAATGTAAAGGTGATGCCAGAGCCGATAAGAAGAGCTCGCTTGACTCAGCATCTCTCGTCATGCTTGAGGAACTCCGACGACGAGGAAGAGTCGTTATTAATGACTCATGA
- the LOC111806187 gene encoding UDP-glucuronate 4-epimerase 1, giving the protein MPSLQDELFPSTPGKFKMDRNHPMNRQFHRCFASTTTMFFWALFLIALTASYLSFQSFVDSGSRYFSVSWGGIQWEKQLRHSAQTHRPNGLSVLVTGAAGFVGTHVSLALKKRGDGVVGLDNFNSYYDPSLKKARKSLLSDHGIFVVHGDLNDARLLEKLFDVVVFSHVMHLAAQAGVRYAMENPNSYVHSNIAGLVTLLEACKSANPQPAVVWASSSSVYGLNEKVPFSESDRTDQPASLYAATKKAGEEITHTYNHIYGLSITGLRFFTVYGPWGRPDMAYFSFTRNILQGKPITVFRGKNRVDLARDFTYIDDIVKGCLGSLDTSGKSTGSGGKKTGPAAYRIFNLGNTSPVTVPTLVSILERHLKVKAKKNVVEMPGNGDVPFTHANISSARKELGYKPTTDLQTGLKKFVRWYLSYYGYNHGKPVN; this is encoded by the coding sequence ATGCCCTCCTTACAGGACGAGCTCTTCCCCTCCACCCCCGGAAAGTTCAAGATGGACAGAAACCACCCAATGAACCGCCAGTTCCACCGCTGTTTcgcctccaccaccaccatgtTCTTCTGGGCTCTCTTCTTAATCGCTTTAACCGCCTCCTATTTGAGTTTCCAATCCTTCGTCGACTCCGGCAGCCGCTACTTCTCCGTCTCATGGGGCGGCATCCAATGGGAGAAACAACTCCGTCActcagcccaaacccaccgtcCTAATGGCCTCTCTGTTCTCGTCACCGGCGCTGCTGGCTTCGTCGGAACCCATGTTTCCCTCGCTTTGAAGAAACGCGGAGACGGCGTTGTCGGCCTTGATAATTTCAATTCCTATTATGACCCTTCCTTGAAAAAAGCCCGGAAATCGCTTCTCTCCGATCACGGAATCTTCGTCGTTCACGGCGATTTAAACGACGCTAGATTGCTTGAGAAGCTCTTCGACGTCGTCGTTTTTAGTCACGTGATGCATTTAGCGGCTCAAGCTGGAGTCCGTTACGCTATGGAGAATCCCAATTCGTATGTTCATAGCAACATCGCCGGTTTAGTTACGCTCCTTGAGGCATGTAAATCGGCTAACCCACAACCGGCTGTGGTTTGGGCTTCTTCCAGTTCGGTTTACGGTTTGAACGAGAAAGTCCCCTTTTCCGAATCGGACCGAACCGACCAACCGGCGAGTCTCTACGCAGCCACAAAAAAAGCCGGAGAGGAAATCACTCACACTTATAATCACATCTATGGTTTGTCGATAACCGGGTTGAGATTCTTCACGGTTTACGGTCCATGGGGCCGACCGGACATGGCGTATTTTTCATTCACGAGGAATATTCTTCAAGGAAAGCCGATTACGGTTTTTCGCGGGAAGAACCGGGTGGATTTAGCGAGGGATTTCACTTACATTGATGATATTGTGAAAGGGTGTTTGGGGTCGTTGGATACATCAGGGAAGAGCACCGGTTCAGGTGGGAAGAAAACCGGACCGGCGGCGTATAGGATATTCAACTTGGGGAATACATCGCCGGTGACGGTGCCGACGTTGGTGAGTATATTGGAGAGGCATTTGAAGGTGAAGGCGAAGAAAAATGTGGTGGAAATGCCTGGAAACGGCGACGTTCCGTTTACTCATGCGAATATTAGTTCGGCTCGGAAGGAACTCGGGTATAAACCGACCACGGATTTGCAGACCGGGTTGAAGAAGTTCGTCAGATGGTATTTATCGTATTATGGCTATAATCACGGAAAACCTGTAAATTAA